Proteins encoded in a region of the Panicum hallii strain FIL2 chromosome 3, PHallii_v3.1, whole genome shotgun sequence genome:
- the LOC112887960 gene encoding uncharacterized protein LOC112887960, with protein sequence MLVSLWLGRPLEPVLFEDVASSPTLPHTKSVCRAIQAAKRDLGNGKEEKKRPSKTLSPPPMIPSACDPHLVPRLLSYAGASPARPQAAALLELSEVEKVLPEVRAGDVRVFPRRRGRAARRRLRRLTWSSPQHRAGAPVQGTDSPEFPFPCLPLEKRKEGSLDPHVVYGS encoded by the exons ATGCTCGTTTCTTTATGGCTGGGCAGGCCTTTAGAGCCG GTTCTCTTTGAGGATGTCGCCTCCTCCCCCACGCTGCCCCACACCAAGTCCGTCTGTCGCGCCATCCAAGCCGCAAAGCGCGATCTTGGTAACGgaaaggaggagaagaagagacCGTCGAAGACCTtgtcgccgccgccgatgaTCCCCTCCGCGTGCGATCCGCATCTCGTCCCGCGCCTCCTCTCCTACGCCGGCGCCTCGCCCGCGCGGccgcaggcggcggcgctgctggagCTCTCGGAGGTGGAGAAGGTGCTGCCCGAAGTCCGGGCAGGCGACGTGCGCGTGTTCCCCCGTCGGCGAGGGCGGGCTGCCCGGCGGCGCCTGCGTCGACTCACATGGTCGTCGCCACAACATCGCGCAGGCGCTCCTGTACAAGGCACGGACTCCCCTGAATTCCCCTTCCCCTGCCTCCCCCTAGAAAAACGAAAGGAAGGTTCTTTAGATCCACATGTCGTGTATGGCTCATGA